Within the Miscanthus floridulus cultivar M001 chromosome 2, ASM1932011v1, whole genome shotgun sequence genome, the region GCATACTTCacaaaaaaaaatctatatatatttttatactaaaacacatgtgtgttgtatagtatTTCTATAAAACATACATTCTAGCTTGTCTTTGGTTTTCGGAAGATGTGTATGTTTGCCCGCTTGCTGATCTTTTTCAATGCTATTAATACAGTAAACATTGCAACTCGCTAGTGGTCATTTTTCTAAGTAAAAAATGTGTGCCTTATTATATTGTATACTACCCAGGGAGTATTAATATCTTATTTAATTATTTTCCTTTTTGCAAGGTAGAatgtgtgtgcgtgcgtgtgttTATAGGGGTGAATGTGAATGTGCGCTCGTGCATGTGAGCACCTGTAACTAGGTCtcgtaaaaaaagaagaaaggaaGCTTAGAAGGAGTGAAACTTCCCTCTGCTCCGCGCCGCATCACCGCTGCCCGCCCCTGCTGCCTCCTCTCCACCTCCCCCGCGCCCTTCTGCCTCGAGGACTACCTCGTCACCTCCTGCGGCCTCGCCCCAGCACAGGCCCGCGAGGCGTCCAAAAAGTTGTCCCGCGAGTTATTATCCACTGAATCCAGAAGACCATTGGATGAACTCTCCTATTCCCGCCTCAACTCCGCCTCCAACCCCGATACCATCATCGCCCTGCTCGCCGGCGCTGGCCTCTCCCGCGCCGACATCGCCGCCGTCGTCTCCGCGGACCCGCTGCTCCTCCGCGCTTACGTGAAGAAGATCGCGCCCGCCTTCTTGGTCTCCGCGACCGCGTCGGTCTTTCTACTCCCCAAATCGTTCGCTTCCTCCTGGCCGGCCCACATATTCGCACCCGCAGCGGCGTCGTTCCCAAGCTCGAGTTCTTCATCTCCTTCTATGGCTCGTTTGAGCAGGTCTTAGTGGTCCTAAGGAGGAATAGCCGTCTCCTCAGCGCGAGCATTGAGGGTTCAGTCAAGCCTAACATTGCTACGCGTGAAAGAGTTTTTGCTACGGGCGGAACAACTTGGGGTGCCTCCCACTTCGGGGCTATTCAAGTATGCAGTGTACGTCGTTGTCTGTATTTCCAAAGAGAAGGTTGCTGCCAAGCTTTAGTTCTTGAAGAGGACTCTTGGATGTTCGAAGTCTGAGGTTTCCACTGCAGTGTCCAAGATGCCAGTTATATTAGGATTGTCTGAGAAAATTCTTCTCTGCAAGATTGAGTTCCTAGTCAACGAGGCTGCGATGGAGCCATGGAACATTGTGGAAAAGCCTGTCCTGCTTACATACAGCCTCGAGAAGCGACTAGTGCCCCGGCATTATGTCATGAAGATCCTGCAGGAAAAGGGATTACTGAATAGCAATATGAGCCTGTCCTCATTAGGTTATACTGGAGAGGAGATTTTCAAATCAAAGTTCATCGACTCTCACATGGACTCTGTTCCTGGCCTTGCAGATGCTTATGCTGCAGCTCGTGCTGGTATTGTGCCCTCTAGAGTGTAATTTAAGCATCTCTGGTTCAGGCGTATGGTCTATGGTGGAACTGTAACTCATGCTCATTAGCAGTTGTGCAGGCCTTTTCCATTTGCAAGAGAACCAATAGTGATCACTGACTGCTCTTACATAGTTCAAGTTTAAGTTGTGGTTATTTATGAGCTGGGTTTGAATTTGAGCCCTCACGTGCATGTTTGTTAGTTTCTCTGCCTAGCATATTGCTGAAGTAGTGAAGTTTATCATTAACTTCAGTTTTCTTCTCTTAATTAGTCCTTGTGGAACTTGTTAGCTAATATGTTTTCTGACAGTATTAGATTTTCCTTTTGTCCAGCCATTTTTATCAGTATGACATTTTTCATCTGATGTTTTACATAAGACTCACTAGCTGAATGGATTATTTTTGGTTTCTACTGATGCATGCTAACATTGTATGAGACCGAACAAGTAGTTTCAGGTAGCGGCCAAAAACACTACTGTGAAGAAACTCTGTATGAAACAATTTGGTAATGCCAATGTTGTAAGGGCCAAATATACTCTTGATTTCTATTTAATTGTTTTGTGTGCCCCGGACCTCTGCCAATGTACCAGAAATGGTTGTCTATTTGGCTTGTAAGGAAATGATATGCTCACAACTGAAAATAAACAGTAAGTTGTGGGGAGACAACTTCGAATGAGGGAATACTTATTTGTTGTTTGTTCATTCTTTTGTCAtacaatatatatagagagaggacATGTCCCTTTTGCACTATCATCTTGCTTGGCTGCCTTAGATTAAGTTGTAAATTGATCTCATATACAGGGGACATGCCTCTTCTGTAAATAAGCCCATTGTTCTTAAATCTAAATCACTTTTTTGTTACCATTTTGTTCAGTTTTGTGATTTTAAGAAGTAATTctcaaaatatttatttatttatagaaTGTGTATGATATTTATAAGGTTTTTCTTCCTACTAGTAGATATGCACAGCCACATACCAAATTTTTTCCTTTATCGAGAAAACTTGAGCAATACAAGTATATACATGTTCAAGTAAAAAATACATAATATTAATCTCTTTAGAAGAAGTTTGATAATGTTATCTTTATTTATTCATATAATTACCCAGAAACACTAAATTTTGATATGAAGCACAAAATTCTTTGAAATAGTTTTAGACAATCTCAAAAAACTGTACGTTCACACTTGTTTTAGATTTAACTTGTGGTCCATGTGCACCCTAATTTCCCTCAAAACCAAATAAACATGAGAGCTCAAGCGTGAGCTATTCAAAGAGGCAATTAGATATTCTGTTCTACCAGGTAAAGATTATGTTGTTATCGACCGGCTAATTTTTTCACTGACTGATAATGTTCTTGAGGACAGGTATATATGCCAAGCAGATAAATATCAAAGAACGAATTGAGCTATTAAAGACAACAGATAGTCCATCAACGCAATGAACCATATCAAATCAGTTTGCCGAGTAGTGTTCTGTACTTCATAGGAATAAACTGGCATACCTACTAGCTTCGGCTTACCCcatgttcgacttcttttttcatccggaacagtgtttttctctcacaacaatttaggtagaacagtgttttccagccagtttcagccaagttacAGACCGACACTCCTAAATATCCCCCAACACCCTTCATGAATCTGCATCGCAGCATAGCAACTTATCTGAAGCAGTCACCATGTTATTAACAAGCTGAAGGAAGAAgccataggtaaacaacatactgaaatttggcttatactaatgcttatgctgaaatgttatgAGAAGAAATTATTGTTCTATGGCTCAAATGCAGTGCCGAATAACAGGGCGTTATAGCTGCTTGCCGGCACGTCTATTTTGAGGAGGGGCAGGTGCCTGGTAATGGATCGTGATCCAGCCCTGACCCTATCTCAACCCTAAATATTTTAGGAGTGGCTTGATCCTAATCCAATCCATACTTAAAAAGTTATAATCTGATCCACAATTCTATCCATTTAAAAGTACACCCTGCTCCAATCCTGGCCCCTTTTAGGCCCTTGGGGCACGATCCTTTTATCATGTTTGGGCCTAATCCTTTTACTGTGTCTGGATTGTGCGCTCGCTGTCTGGAGTTTATCTCTATTCTGCGCTCTGTATGATGGATGGTTAGGGGAGTGCCGACCGGGCACGTAGTGATGTAGCTTGAAATCTACGCGTCCATGCAACGCATTGACTGCTTAATGCCTGCCTGCTTACTTCATCAGTTACAAATGAATAACTAAATTGTTTAAAATCACAAATTTTCGGAGGGGCAACATCGCCGCGGCAGAGGAGCGGCGCCGGCGCGGGCGGCAGGGCTCGGGCAGCTCGGCGCCGCGTGTGAAAAAGGTTGGAAGACCTGCCACGGCCAGTGGGGGATCAGCTCTAGCCTCTAGGGACGCTGTGTAACAGGCCGAATCCCCCCTCCGCCCGCGCAGCGCCCCCACCCGGGCCGTGACCCAGTTAGCCGAACAGAAAATTCTGAAGAAAGCCCACCTGCCCGGCCTCTAAAAAGGACGTCCGCACAGCGAGCCACGTTGCCATTTCGGACGGACGCTACGACCGTTTCGTCGTGACTCGTGAGCATAGCAAAACATCCATCCCCGGCAAAATATTCCGTGtgttctgctctgctctgctcctccACGTGCTCGATAGGGAACGAAGTGGGGACGCGAACAGGACAATGCTGCCTGCCCCCAGCGTATTTGAGTCACGCGCGTTCGAATTCAAGTGGCACACAAACTGCTACCGTAGAAACTCCTACAAAAATGATCTTTTTGTTAGACAAAAAACGAGGCAATGCAAGAGTCAAAGAAGACGCGCCTGCCTCTGCCTGATGTTGGCATCAGTTCTATATACTTCCAGGAGTACTTCTGGAGGGAGTGGTTTGGTTTTTGTTTGGAAACCTTAATCGGCAAGCAACAAACCGACGGATCCGCCGGTCAAACGGACACGATGAAAAACGGGCAGATTTCGCATGGCGTCTGAAAGCTTCCCCCGGTTGACCTTTGTGAGCACGAGTGGTCTGACTCTGACTGGCTGGCTGCTCCGAATTCAActcgctgctggctgctgctactactaccaggtgctgacatgaaagcttttaccAGGGGCACACGCGCGCACGCATTGACGGATCCAACACTGACCGGCATGGGTTTCCAACCGTGATGATGCCCAGCCCTGCTTTGTGTTGCAGTTGTGGAGCAGCTTTGCCTGCTTTGCTTCTGGAACGGAAGGTGCAGGTTGACACTGGCGAGTGAGTGGTATATCTGGTGGTGGTCGGTCGATGCTTCAAGGAACTGGCGAGAGATTAAAGTCAAAATGTGTTTTGAGGCCGACGTAACCAGCTACCAGTGTACTAGTGTGTGGTTCAACCTCCGTCGGGTCCATCCATCGACTTACGCTGAAATTTGGTTTATATTTAcgtttatgctgatttgttgggagagaaaaacattgtttgttggctgaaaagtagttcaagcgaacagggtaatTGTTTCTGAACATAGTTTTGTCAAATAAATCACCCTCTTAGTCTAGCCTTCGTTCAGCCAATCAAAATGGTTTATAGCTTTCTCGAAAATATATGTGGATGGAGACTGGACATTGCTTTCTGTGTGGTTGATCTCCCTACATGGTTGATCGGCTCCGAGACATTTTCTGGACTTGTTTTAAAGTATGATCATGGTAGCATTTACATGTATCTAGTTGCTTTGCATTTGACGTAGTATCTTCTGATTTTTCTACCCCTGATTTCCTTTACCTTTATCATCATCTGGTTTTAGAGCTTGATGCATAGCTGTGATCCTAATTGTGGTGGCTAGATCACTAACAAAAAGTCAAAAGTTCGTCATAGGATGTCGCTCCTTAGCAATTGCGCAGCTAGCATATATAAGTTGTGTGGATTGGCTAGTAGGATAGTCGGGCTACGATTCCATGCTCACTTGAAGCGCAGGAGCTTGAATAGGTTTGGAATGAGAGTCTTGCGGATCTTGAAAAAACAATAGAGTGGCAGAGTAGGCGTAGCCATTATCAGAGGAGTAGAAGAGGTGTTACAGGCTTAAAAAAAAAAGTCTATATAACCCCCAACGTTTGGTATGATGTGTACTTCACTCCCTCCTTGAACTACAAAACCATATATTCTACCTCTTAAACATCTTCAAACCGTCTATTTAACCCCTTGAGGTGGTTTTGGACCCTGGTTTTGCTGACTTGCTGTCCATGCCGGCACACATTGACAGCTTGGCATTCTGGACCAGGTGTCAGACCTCTCAGCCCCTCTGTATTCTTTGCTGATATTTCATCGAACAGCTCGTGCGCGGTTGACACACCTAGCCTTGACTTCCTGCCGAGCTTGACGGTGTCCAGATAGAGCCCATGAGCAGCCATGGGTGCCACACGGAAGAGAGCCTCCGTGCGCGGTAGGTCGCGCTCCTTGAGATGGCGGGCGACCATGGCGGCGGCGTCTAGGCCCGGTGCCTCGTCGAGCACGGCACGACACAAGTGGCCGCAACGCCGTGCTGTGGTTTGGGAACTTGGCTGTAGCCGACAGCATAGTGCAGCGCGGTGTCCATGACAGACTGCGAGCGGTGTTCTTCGTATATAGATAAACCGCGCTGAGCAAGCTGATCATCAGAAGAAAGGAAGCGAGCGTACGGCACTACAGCAGAGCTGCGCGTGCCCACCATGTCCCAGCACGGCGGCTTCGGGGCTCGGGGTCACCAGGTTACCGTACGCCACATCGTCGGCAAGAGAGTGCACCCACGTACAGCCACAAGCAGGAGAGTGCAAGGCCTCAGGTCTTGAGCGAGGTGCGGAGGCTGGTGGACACGTACAACGACGAGGAGCTCAGCATCACTGTGATGGGCCACAGCCTGCGCAGCGCTCGCCACGCTGAACACGTTCAACATCGCTGCCAACAGCCACAACGTGGCGGCGGTGACCGCGTTCGCGTTAGCTAGCCCGTGCGTCGGCGGCTCGGGCTTCAAGAAGTGGTTCGACGTATCCTCGAGTTTTGGCTCCTTCACGTCCGCAACGCCTGCGACGTCGGCGTGCAGCTTGCGATTGCGACCGACACGGGGAAGTCGCCCTACCTGGAGACCTGAGCGGGAACAGACTTGGCACTACCTCGAGGTGTACCTGCACAGCATCGCGGACACGCAGGGAGCGGGTAGAGGCTTTGAGCTCGCCGTGGCGTGGGACGTGGCGCTGGTGACCAAGGTGTACGACGCGCTGCTAGCAAGCTGGATGGATTGCGAGGAGGAAGAGAACGGTGAGTAGAGAGAGCAGACACAATAAACTCGATCTTGGCATGCTGGCAGTAGACAGAGATAGCCACGTCAGCAAAACCAGGTTCCAAAACCACCTCAAGGGGTTAAATAGACAGTTTGAAGATGTTCAATACATGGTTTTGTAGTTCAGAGGTGAAGTAGACACCATACCAAACGTTAGGGAATATATAGAGTTTTTCCTTACAGACTTTGACCCATGAAGGTGAAACTTGGGGTTATATGCTGCATAGGAGGGGAGGGATTTAAATAGAGAAGTTAGTTCAAATTAATTATGCATAACTGATGCGAACAAGCACCGATGACCTTACACTTAGAACCAATTGCTCAAGTTTGCAGCCGGTTGCAAAGAAAATAAAAGCTATTTTTCATTATGTAAATTGAAGTTTTTGTTTTTAAATATAACCTCTCATGTTTTTAATACGTGAAATTTTATATTGCTTAGAAAATATTAGAGCCATCCATTTATATAGATCAGATGGCTATCTCCTACAACTAGAAAGAATAAAAGTAAGACACTTTTTTTGTGCGACTTTTTTTTTGGGTCGCTCCTCCTTCCCGTCCGTGCGATACCGCATCACGCGCTCCACTCCATCCTCCCCCCGCCGCCAGCCCCGCACTCCTGCAGCCTCCCTCCATGGTTCGATCCCTCCTGGAGGCGTCATTTTTTTCCGATCTACGCCACCGCCAGCATGCACCGTCGGTCCGCCCCTCCAACTTGCAATACCGTGCATCCTATATCCAGGTCTCCCGCACCCTCCCCCGTCCGCTCCTCCCTGTTGTCTAAGCCCGTGCGGCCCCGTctacaccgccaccgccgccgccgtcgctgcaTTGACCTCCGCAAGAACCCACTGCCTACCCCATTCGCTTCTCCCCTGCTATCCCCGTCCGCgtctccgccgccaccgccgccgcatgTGTGACCAGCTGCGGCGGGCATAGGTTGGGACATCTCTCTACGCCCGCG harbors:
- the LOC136535989 gene encoding phospholipase A1-II 6-like, coding for MAAASRPACAALATLNTFNIAANSHNVAAVTAFALASPCVGGSGFKKWFDVSSSFGSFTSATPATSACSLRLRPTRGSRPTWRPEREQTWHYLEVYLHSIADTQGAGRGFELAVAWDVALVTKVYDALLASWMDCEEEENGE